From one Electrophorus electricus isolate fEleEle1 chromosome 20, fEleEle1.pri, whole genome shotgun sequence genomic stretch:
- the slc2a10 gene encoding solute carrier family 2, facilitated glucose transporter member 10, whose protein sequence is MGPALVLATAVSTLGGLVFGYELGIISGALLQLQAWFHLSCVQQESVVGALLIGAICSSVIGGWLIDRRGRRASILLSNLLILGGSLVLSMGNSFAMLVAGRTVVGFAICLSSMSSCIFVSEMVEPKRRGLMVTLYEAGVTAGILLAYAINYVFSAAQEGWRYMFGLAIIPSLAQLVSVWVLRSHHGTVDRLITETQSPREQCDSVEEGTLNQAQLGKKHYTVLQLFHHKDNMCTRTIIGIGLVLFQQFTGQPNILFYTSTIFQSVGFKSDASAALASVGLGIVKVIATTVAMLCADKVGRRPLLINGCLVMAVGLMLTGFLNRHSLFDAARQCSSSELHPNGTILAVKSMELLKIRNNTTDAGHLDTSTASHALGKFNWLILISMMSVVSAFSVGFGPMTWLVLSEIFPAEVRGRAFAFTSCFNWMANLIVTFSFLNVIDVMGLSGTFFINGMIALAAAVFIHVLLPETKGKSLQDINKELCERRFPCREEFYSNFQRRHLSSGYQRVSLRNSSV, encoded by the exons atgg GCCCTGCGCTGGTGCTTGCTACTGCTGTGTCCACACTTGGTGGCCTGGTCTTCGGCTATGAACTTGGAATAATCTCTGGTGCTTTGTTGCAGCTCCAAGCCTGGTTCCACTTGAGCTGTGTCCAGCAGGAGAGTGTGGTTGGTGCTCTTCTCATTGGAGCCATCTGTTCTTCTGTGATTGGTGGCTGGCTGATCGACCGCCGTGGCAGGAGAGCATCCATCTTGCTTAGTAACCTTCTGATCCTCGGAGGCAGCCTGGTCCTCAGCATGGGCAACTCCTTTGCAATGTTGGTTGCTGGCCGGACCGTGGTGGGCTTTGCCATATGCCTGTCTTCCATGTCCAGCTGCATTTTTGTCTCAGAGATGGTGGAGCCAAAACGCAGAGGTCTGATGGTCACACTGTATGAAGCTGGTGTTACAGCTGGGATCTTGCTGGCTTATGCAATCAACTATGTCTTTTCTGCTGCCCAAGAAGGATGGAGATACATGTTTGGGTTAGCTATTATCCCTTCTCTTGCTCAGCTGGTGTCTGTTTGGGTTTTGCGATCTCACCATGGCACAGTAGACAGACTTATAACAGAAACTCAAAGCCCAAGAGAGCAGTGTGACAGTGTTGAAGAAGGGACTTTGAACCAAGCTCAACTAGGCAAAAAACATTACACTGTCCTTCAGCTCTTTCACCACAAAGATAACATGTGCACTAGGACCATAATTGGCATTGGATTAGTGCTCTTCCAACAGTTCACAGGTCAGCCAAACATCCTCTTCTATACCTCCACCATCTTTCAGTCAGTGGGCTTTAAAAGCGATGCATCAGCTGCATTGGCCTCAGTTGGTCTTGGGATCGTTAAAGTAATAGCAACCACAGTTGCAATGCTCTGCGCAGATAAGGTTGGCCGAAGGCCACTTCTCATCAATGGTTGCCTAGTGATGGCTGTTGGTTTAATGCTTACTGGATTCCTAAACAGACACTCTCTATTTGATGCAGCAAGACAGTGTAGTTCTTCTGAGCTTCACCCAAATGGCACCATACTAGCTGTAAAATCCATGGAACTGCTGAAGATTAGGAACAATACCACCGATGCTGGACATTTAGATACTTCAACAGCTTCTCATGCTCTGGGGAAGTTTAACTGGCTTATTTTGATCAGCATGATGTCAGTTGTCAGTGCTTTCTCTGTGGGGTTTGGACCAA TGACCTGGCTTGTGCTAAGTGAAATTTTCCCAGCAGAAGTGAGAGGACGAGCATTTGCATTCACCAGCTGCTTCAACTGGATGGCCAACCTGATAGTAACCTTCTCTTTCTTGAATGTAATAG ATGTGATGGGCCTTTCTGGAACATTCTTTATCAATGGCATGATTGCACTGGCAGCTGCTGTTTTCATCCATGTCCTGCTACCAGAGACCAAGGGCAAATCTCTACAGGACATTAACAAGGAACTCTGTGAAAGACG aTTTCCTTGTAGGGAGGAATTCTACAGCAATTTCCAGAGAAGACACTTATCATCAGGATATCAAAGAGTGTCTTTGAGAAATTCATCAGTATGA
- the csnk2a4 gene encoding casein kinase II subunit alpha, which yields MSGPVPSRARVYTEVNTHRPREYWDYESHVVEWGNQDDFQLVRKLGRGKYSEVFEAINITNNEKVVVKILKPVKKKKIKREIKILENLRGGPNIISLIDIVKDPVSRTPALVFEHVNNTDFKQLYQTLTDYDIRFYMYEILKALDYCHSMGIMHRDVKPHNVMIDHEHRKLRLIDWGLAEFYHPGQEYNVRVASRYFKGPELLVDYQMYDYSLDMWSLGCMLASMIFRKEPFFHGHDNYDQLVRIAKVLGTEDLYDYIDKYNIELEPRFNDILGRHSRKRWERFVHSENQHLVSPEALDFLDKLLRYDHQARLTAREAMEHPYFYPVVTDQSRMVGSTNVPAANSAVSTASMITGIAALPASTALGPLAGSPILTAANNLSTPVPATAGAPQ from the exons ATGTCAGGACCTGTGCCGAGTCGGGCCCGCGTTTACACAGAAGTGAACACGCACCGTCCCAGAGAGTACTGGGATTATGAGTCCCATGTTGTTGAGTGGGG AAACCAAGATGATTTCCAACTGGTCCGCAAACTGGGGCGAGGAAAGTACAGTGAGGTGTTTGAGGCAATCAACATAACAAACAATGAGAAAGTTGTGGTAAAAATACTCAAG CctgtgaagaagaagaaaataaagcGTGAGATAAAGATTCTTGAGAACCTGCGTGGGGGCCCTAACATCATCTCCCTTATAGATATTGTCAAAGATCCAGTG TCCCGAACACCTGCCTTGGTTTTTGAACATGTAAACAACACAGACTTTAAG CAATTGTATCAGACACTGACAGACTATGACATTCGGTTCTACATGTATGAGATCCTAAAG GCTCTTGATTACTGCCATAGTATGGGCATTATGCACAGGGACGTGAAACCACATAATGTCATGATTGACCATGAACACAGGAAG TTGCGTCTTATTGACTGGGGTCTGGCTGAGTTCTACCATCCAGGGCAGGAATACAATGTCAGAGTTGCTTCTCGCTACTTCAAAGGACCAGAGCTCCTTGTGGACTATCAG ATGTATGACTACAGTCTTGACATGTGGAGTCTTGGTTGCATGCTGGCCAGCATGATCTTCAGGAAGGAGCCCTTCTTCCATGGACATGATAACTATGATCAG CTGGTAAGAATAGCCAAAGTCCTTGGAACTGAAGACCTCTATGATTACATTGACAAATACAACATAGAACTTGAACCCCGCTTCAACGACATCCTCGGAAG GCATTCTCGCAAGCGATGGGAACGCTTTGTCCACAGTGAGAACCAGCACTTGGTGAGTCCTGAGGCCCTGGATTTCCTGGACAAGCTGCTGCGGTACGACCATCAGGCCAGGCTAACTGCACGAGAGGCCATGGAACACCCTTACTTCT ATCCTGTTGTAACGGACCAGTCTCGGATGGTAGGCTCCACCAACGTGCCAGCAGCTAACAGTGCAGTGAGCACAGCCAGCATGATCACAG GAATAGCTGCACTCCCAGCTTCCACGGCCCTCGGCCCCCTGGCGGGTTCACCAATCCTCACAGCTGCCAACAACCTGAGCACTCCCGTGCCAGCCACTGCGGGTGCCCCCCAGTAA
- the tp53rk gene encoding EKC/KEOPS complex subunit TP53RK, with protein MADMDSAKNRYLSEYLHKALMIKQGAEARVYRGTFLGKSAIIKERFHKLYRHPAVDEKLRRRRTTQEVRSILRCRKAGINTPVVYFVDYTTHCIFLEDITGSKTVKEHIVSAQASGHHIKSLCALADKIGQVLAQMHDEDVIHGDLTTSNMLLVKDAKDVKLVLIDFGLSYISALSEDKGVDMYVLEKAFLSTHPNTEALFERLLKSYTASSRKAPSVIKKLDEVRLRGRKRSMVG; from the exons ATGGCCGACATGGACTCCGCTAAAAACAGATATCTTTCCGAATATTTACATAAAGCGCTCATGATTAAGCAGGGTGCAGAAGCGCGCGTATATCGTGGTACGTTTTTAGGGAAGTCTGCAATCATCAAGGAAAGATTCCATAAGTTGTACCGGCACCCTGCGGTAGATGAGAAACTGAGGCGCCGCCGAACCACGCAGGAGGTGCGGTCAATACTGCGCTGTAGAAAAGCAG GTATCAATACTCCGGTCGTTTACTTTGTTGACTATACCACCCATTGCATTTTCTTGGAGGACATCACTGGCTCTAAAACTGTGAAGGAGCACATTGTATCAGCTCAGGCATCTGGACATCACATCAAATCACTCTGTGCCCTAGCTGACAAGATTGGCCAAGTCTTGGCACAGATGCACGACGAAGATGTGATCCATGGAGACCTCACCACCTCCAATATGCTGCTGGTAAAAGATGCCAAAGATGTCAAATTGGTTTTAATTGACTTTGGCTTGAGTTATATTTCTGCCTTGTCTGAGGACAAAGGAGTTGACATGTATGTCCTGGAGAAGGCTTTCCTCAGCACACACCCTAATACAGAGGCTCTGTTTGAAAGACTTCTAAAGAGCTATACTGCTTCATCCAGAAAAGCTCCAAGTGTCATTAAGAAACTGGATGAAGTTAGGCTAAGAGGACGAAAGAGGTCTATGGTGGGGTAA